CTTTACTCATTTCCAGACCAATTCGAATATCCTTTAGGGCTAAGTCTAAAGGAAATCTTGATTTATAATCTTCTTCAGCTATCCAGGGGCCACGTACATCCATCTGGAAACTGTGGGCCCCCGTATCGGCAAGAAGCTCCAACAATTTTTTCCTATCGAGTCCGGCCTTATCACCGACTTTCATGCCTTCAGCTAAAACTGCGACATTGGTCATTCCAATCATATTCGAAATGAGCTTAACAGCACATGAGGCTGCAACTGGTCCAACATAATTCACTATCCCAATTGAGCTTAGTATATTTTTTATCTTTTCATAAGCTCTCTCATCGCCACCAATAAACATCGGTTCTTCTGCTTTTTCAGCATGAGCAGGTGTCTTTCCAAGTGTGCATTGTATGTAGCTAATATTTTTTTTATTTGCTTCTTTTTCAAGCGTTTCAGCTGTACTCGCATCAATAGTTGATAACTCTACATGCGTGCTATTGGCGTTTAACTTTTCATATAAACCGCCATCGTTCAACATTACATCTGTTACATGTTGAGGCAAAGGCAAACTAGTGAAAATAACATCGGAACTTTTAAGCTCATCAATAGAATTAGCTTTTTTCCCGCTTTCACCAACTGATACAGTTTTTTCAATCGCTTCAGCACTCAAGTCAAACACATCAACTGAATAACCGTTACGAATTAAATTTCTAGCTAGCGGGCCACCCATTAAACCAACACCGATAAATCCTATACGCATACTTAACTCCATTTACATCTTTATGGGGGCAAATCATATCGCCCCCATAAAGTCATAGAATGCTAGGCACTTCTATAAAGTTTAGTAATGATGAGCTCTTTATGGCCAAGGACCTCAGCAGATGTCTTTCTTCCACCGCACGTCCGCTTCACCAAGTCAACAAGCCCATCACCCGACTCATCCAAGGTCATCTCGCCACGCAAAATCCCTGAACAATCGTAATCAATATGCTCGCTCATCGTTGAGCATGTCAGCGGGTTAGCGGAAAGCTTGATGACAGGCTCAACCGGGTTCCCAATAATGTTGCCTTGCCCAGTTGGAAACAAATGCACAACGAAGCCAGCGGCAGCACAAAGCGTCACCATTTCAGCCGCAGCTGAAGAGGAATCCATGAACCAAAGCCCTTTACCTGTGGGTGCCTCCGCCGGCTCCAGCACGCCAACATACTGGCATTTTTTACCAATTTTCTGTAAATTCCCAAAAGCTTTTTCTTCAATAGTCGTCAACCCACCGCGGATATTTCCTTTTGTAGGTTGCGAGCCAGAAAGATCGTCGGTTTTATTTTCGTTAATAAATTCGTTATAATCTTTGAACATTTTATAAAATGCTTCACCAACTTCTGGTGTAGCCGCCCGTTCTTTACACACCATTTCTGCACCAGTAATCTCACTGGTTTCACCAAAAACGGCAGTACCGCCTTTCTCAATGTGCTTATCTAAGACATTACCAACGGTTGGATTGGAAGCTAAGCCAGAAGTGGTATCAGACTCTCCACATTTTACAGAAATCCAAATCTCAGAAGAGTCAACCTCTTCAGGCTTTATTTCAGATGCATAATGCACATATTCTTTTGCTTTTTTGCTTGCCATATTGATGGTATTAAAGTCACCATTACGCTCAATCGAAAAACCTTCAACCGGCTTTCCAGTAGCTGCAATTCCGTCTACGACCTTTTGAGTCCATTCAGGCTCAATGCCAATAACCACACAAGCTGCCACATTTGGATTAGATCCCAGACCAATCAATGTTCTAAATGTCAACAGCAAATCTTCGCCAAACTGAAGTCGGCCATACGCGTGTGGAAGAGCAAGAGTTCCTTTAACATTATTTTCAACGGCTTCACATGCAGCATTAGACAAATCATCCAATGCCAAAATAGCTACATGGTTGCGAACCCCAACACGACCATTTTCGCGACGATATCCAAGAACTTTACCGAAACTCATTCTCTACCACCTTTTAGTTTTAAGATTTTGAATATGGACATGGCTGCCTTTTTCAAAAGGAGCAACAACCTTCCCAATGTCATGTCCGTATTTAATCACTGTGTCGCTTTCTTTCATTGGGACTAGAGAAATTTTATGGCCAAGAGGAATGTCATCTAGAGCTTCAACTTGGATTTTCTCCTGAGAGTCCATGTAAAGACCTTCGGCCGTTTCTCCTTTTTTAATGTCAACCGTGGCCACACCGACCGTGTCGGCTTTTTCGTGAACTAAAAATTGGATCATTCTAGGTCCTCCTGTTGATTGATTATAAAAAAATAAGTGACCAATTCACTCATTTTTTCTATAAAAAAAAGTAGTATTTGCGTTTGGTATAACTGCTATTGTCGTATTTTTATTACTCTTTTTCAGCCAATTGCTTATAACTGTCTGAGCTTTACCTAAATTTAAATGGCAATTTATCGCACAAGAACTCTCAATGCTGGAGTCAACAACAACCTCAAAATCTTTTAAGCTTCTTCCAAACAAATATGCTTTATGAGCACCCATTCTAAAATCGTTTTCTTGAAAATCATTAACTACATCATCAATATTTTTAAAATTTGAAACATATTCATAATAATCGTCATCACCGACGCCTTCATCGCATGAAGCTAATAATAAAATTTTTCCATTTATTTTAGCTGCCGTTGAAGACATATTTAAACCCTTTTGGGCTTGATATAAACATATATCCTTAGGGCTCCCACCACATGAAGCGACAACAATATCATAAAAATTGCTTATTTCGACCCCATAAACCTTAGAACATATTTCAGCCCCAGCCTCTAATACCTCTTTATGAGCTCCTGCTTGTATCCAAACAGGACATTTTTCTGTATTATTGACGACATTTACCGCCAAATCAATACTTAAAATATCACCTGCTTCATTTAAATCCTGCCTTACAGGATTTTCTTTTAGCCTGCCAACATTTGCACCATCTTCGAACATCAGTGAGTGATTTTTTCTTATCATTTCAGCTGACGCTAAGCCAATACAGGCTCCCTTTGCTCCACCAGTAAATCCGACAAACTGATGCGGGTCGATTTGACCCAACACAATTTTTATATCGGCTTGAGCAAAGTGCTGATTAATCTCTACAGGCGTTCCCTGCGAGGTCTTCCCCAAACTAACAAAGTTTGATTTTTTAGCATCGTGTGAGAAGACTGTAAAATTTTCATATATTTCTGGACCGACCAATTTTATCAGTCTCTCTTTTGACAAGGGCGGGTGAAGTCCTCCCCCAACTAAAATCGAGATTTCTTTTATTTCTAAACTTGGCCATTTTTCCGTCAAGAATTTCAAAAGCACTGGAAGGATTCTCTTTGTCGGAAATGGTCGCGTCTCATCTGGTAAGGCTATGGCAAGACTTCTTGGCTCGGGCCATTGGCCCAAATCAACTGTGCCTATCGGACTTTGCAGCACATCCAAAAAACTACCCTCAAGATCCACCAGCTTGGACTTGCTGGCTGGACTCAAATAATCAACCTGGGCCCCATCAGGGAGATTGATTATTTTATAGCCTTTTCCATACTTTAGCTTAATCTCCATAAATCCCTCTGCGGTTAGTCGTTACCTTGCTTCTTATCAAGCTTCGTGCCAAAAAAAACTATCAGCAAATTCTATTTAATTTAGGGACGTTATCCCCTATTGACTTTTTTAACCTAAAAAGACTATGCCCAATATTCAGCACCATGTGCTGAATATTGGGCATAGTCAAATCCGCTTAACCCCCTATCTTCACAGGGACTTACACTTTTGTTTATCTCTATGCTACCTAGAACACAAATAAAAACATTTTAAATCAAGGACTTAGGTGCATGACAAATAATGGTCACGATAAAGCCACCCGAGTAACTCTTAATCCAACCCGTAGATACGAAACACTCTTGCGAATTAACAACGCTATAGTCCAGCAGACAACCAGAGAGTCACTTTTTCAGGCCCTTTCAAATGAGATCTACCAACTCATTGAATACGACAGATTTAGCATTAACCTCTATGACCACGAATTACGATCGCTTAGCTACTTTGCTTCGGCTAAGGGTGTTTCCCTCGGCGGGAAAATGACACGCCCCCTCGAAAAAGGATTGATCGCTCAAACAGTCATTAGAACCAAAGAACCTCTTATTATACCTGATGTTAAAAACCAGTCATATTTCTCAAACATGAATAATATGATTGAAGCAGGCCTCAACGTGACCATGGGATATCCACTTATTGTAAGAGATACTGTTCTTGGGTCTCTTCATTTTTCTTTTAAGAATAGGCCCGACAACCTTGATGAGGTTAATAGTTTTTTTGAAGATCTCTCACCTCAAGTCGCCATTGCTGTTTACAACATACTAGCTCACAACAGGCTAAAAAGACTAAATGAAAGCTTAAAAAATGAAAAAAAGTTTTTAAAGAAGGAGGCTCATGGATCTTTTGATCCTGAAAATTTCTTCTACAAATCTGAATCTATGTCAGATGTAATGCAACAAGTTAAGAATGTTGCAGCTTCTGATGCTCCTGTACTAATTACGGGCGAAACAGGGACTGGTAAAGAATATATAGCGCACTGTATTCACCATACATCACTACGAAGTGACGCATTGCTTGTAAAAGTTAATTGCCCTGCCTTAGCCTCGAGTCTTTTCGAAAGTGAGCTTTTTGGGCACACTAAAGGAGCATTTACAGGTGCTTCGCAGCAAAGAATTGGCAGATTTGAAATGGCTAACAATGGAACAATTTTTCTTGATGAAATAGCTGAACTTCCAATGCCGCAACAAGCAAAAATACTACATGTACTTCAAGATAGGTGTTTTGAAAGAGTCGGTGAAAGTCGCTCAATCAGCGCCGATTTCCGTATTGTTGCAGCCACAAACAAAGATCTGCTACATGCTATTCATAATGAATCCTTTAGAAGCGACCTGTACTATAGATTAAACACAGCCCAGATACACATACCTTCTCTAAGAGAAAGACCTGAAGATATACCTGTTTTAGTTATCAATCTTTCTGATCAAATATCTAAAAGATTGCACCGCCCCTCTCCAAAATATTCTGACAAAGTTTTAGAATCTCTTTGCCAATACCCATGGCCAGGCAACGTCAGAGAGCTTAAAAACTTTGTTCATAGAATGTTTTTACAGAGATCAGCTGAAAATGTTAAACTTAGTGACGTAAAATCTTATCTAGGCAACTCACAGGAAATTGAGTATAATGACAACAATATCTTGCCCATGCACGAAATGGAAAAACAACACATTGTTAATGCACTACGAATTTGTAAAGGTGTTTTGTCTGGAGAAAATGGAGCTGCTTCTCTTTTACAAATGAAAAGATCTACTTTGCAATATCGACTTAAACGGCACAACATAAACCCATCTGACTATAAAGCTTTTTAATTCTATAAATCCTTAATGAAAGTTTTTTTCAATTAAATAAAATCACTCCGCACAGTGGATGCAGACCTCGGATTCAGGCAGCGCCAATAACCGCTTGAGCGCGATTTCCTCGCCGCACTCCACGCAGAGACCATATTCGGGGTCATCCGCATCAAGGCGCTTCAGCGCCTGTTCAAGGCGGGCGAGACGGTGTTTGGTCTTGTTCAGGCTGGACATGACAATCCCCTGATTGACCATGGAATCCATCCGGGACAGGCGCCCGATGGGCTGGTCCAGTTCCACCGTCTCGGCGCGTTGTTCCAGGTCAGCTATTTCCTGGCGGCAGATCTCCATCTGCTGCAACACCGCTTGACGGATCTTTTTCTTGGTCGCCTCATCCATACATACTCCTTTAGTGGTGTTCGGGCTCTGCCCTGTGTATTGCTCATGACCGAGCTGCAACGGGGATGCCGGTAGATGGCGGCGTGACCGGCCTACAGGGCTGTATGCGCCTCATGATCATAACGTCAACGCGCTTTTGACCAAGAGCGCACCGCCGACCAGCGGCCAACTCCAGTTCTGAAACCTCCGGGGCCTGCCCAGCTCATCGCGGCCAGCTATATTCTCTGTGACGAACGATTCCCTGCCCACTCAAGGCGTGCAGGAACGCCCTTACCGTTTACCACGATACCATCCGTGATGGATAGTCGTTGACCTCGATGCCTGTGTCCAGCATCTTGGAGACAACGAACAGCGCGTCCCTATCCCGTCTCTGCGGGACCGCCTTACCGCCTGCCCGTGAGGCGCCGCCGGGAAAGCCAAAACGCTCCCCACGGTATCCTCAAAGTGCCCTCTTGCGTTCAATCGCGAAAGCGCTAAGATGGGAATAGTTCTTTTTCTTGACTTGCCAACACTGCACTTCGATACTGCTCACGGCTTTCACCAAAGGACTCAGTCGGAAAGCTGATCGCCGATCAGGGGTCAGCCCCTCGGCCAGCAGCGTATCTGGCAGCCCCAAGGCGCTCCGGGCGCACCGCATACTGCGCTGTGCGAAATTCCAACTCCCGTCGTCTTTACCTCAAACGTACCACCTGCAAAGGGAGGCCTTATGCATCTCGAACACCTTTTTGAACAGCACGGCACCGATGCCATAGACCTTGAATTCACTTGCCACGATTGCGGTGGCGCAGTCCGGGTCACCGCTGGCAAGGACGACCAGGGCGCCACCCTCACCCCGCAGGACGGCGCCGCTGGCTACCATCCCCGCCTCAATTCCGGGGAGAGGGAATATTTTGTCAAATGCGCCAGCTGCTATGCGGCCCAGCCCAAGTTGACCAATTACAATCCCACCGAGGTCTACACCCGCATCGTGGGCTACTACCGGCCGGTTAGCGCCTGGAATCGTGGCAAACGCGAAGAATACAAGGACCGCAAGTTCTACGACCAGTCCCACGCCGATAGTGTTCCCGCTTCCTAACTGAGTGTTGAAACATGCTTTATACGACAGGTTGTTCAAAAACCCCAAAGGACGGCGCTAAATAACGTTCAAGGTCGCAGCGTACGTATTCGTACGTACAAGGTTGAACCTGTTGCAGCCTTGCTGCCATTGAGAAATTTTCAATGGCCCGCCAAGCCCGTTACTTGTGCTGCAGGGTCATGCCGGCACGGCGTGGCCCTGCACAGCGCGTTGCCAATCCTTCAACGGCAACAAACATGAATGCACTCCTCCCCGGACGACCTGTACTGCGGCAACGGTCCGAAGAACGAAGACAAAAGACACCCAGACCTCACTCAAAACGTCATTGCCCGGGGCGTGCAGGGCAGCACTGACGGGGCTTGCCGGGCAATCCAGCTGCGCTGTCTTCGTGGCCGCAGGCATCGGAAATCGTAGAGGCCGTGGGCCAAAAAGATCGATTGCGGTACCGATCCCGATAGCGATCCCGATAACGATTTGGACGGACATTGTCGCTGGTATTCGTGTCGCCCACGGCCCACTGTCTATCGTAAGAATATTTAGCCGCCCGTTCCCCCCTCTGTGCCCTCTGTGGTTGAACCTTCACGGACGCTCCTGCAGCTCCCGCAGCCCATGCCTGGACTCAAATTATGGCCGGAGCCATAGGATAAGACGCCCCCAGGCGGGAGCCTGGAAACGATGAAAAGGGCAAACCACGGTGTTAAGTGGAAGTCTGCAAGTGTTCGCGGCAAATGTCATTTTACAGCGACAACTGGGGTTCCAGGCTCCCTCCCCCTTGCCAAGGGGGAAGGCCGGGGAGGGGGTGCTGGGTTCGATCGTTGTAGCCCGACGGCTCTGCCCACGACTGGGACCCCACCCCTGCCCCTCCCCTTCGCAAGGGGAGGGGAGCAAAGGCCAGTACCGTAGTTCACGCATGGTGCCTCTATCAGCGCTGATCAGCGTGATCAGCGGACAGAACTCTTCCGGTTCCCACGGAACCAGAAGCTCCGATCGTGAATGGCAATGATCGGGGGCCCCTTGACCGGCCAGGGTCTTCTCCCTGGACGGACAAAAGGTATCTGCCTCACTTCGCGCATATTCGCGTAACTTCGCGGACCCAATTCGATACCGATCCCAATACCGATCCCAATAGCGATTTGGACGGACATTGTCGCTGGTATTCGTGTCGCCCACGGTCCACTGTCTATCGTAAGAATCTATAGCCGCCCGTTCGCTGCCGCTCACTCGACAAAAAGGCGGACGGGGATTGCGCCCCGCAGACCGTTGAGGGGCACAAAAGCCGCTAAAAGGCAGTGCTTTTGCCTAGTCTCCTGGATTGAAAGCTATCACTTCCACAAATGACGAGAGCAGCCGCAGCCAAGAATATAACGAGGTCCTATGGGCGATTTTCCCCGCGGCAACAGTCCGCCGCGGTACATGCATCTCGTCCCGCCTGTCGGGCGACCAACGGGAGCGGGCGGGAAACGATCTTCCTCTTCGGACCGCCAGGCGCCGGCCTGGCTCTTGTATTCCGCGGCACTCCCTGTTTCCGCCGTCTTACCGTCCTCCGCCATCCGGCTTCAGTTTTTTCGAATTCCTCAATGCCCCAATTCTTCAATTCCTCAATTTTCCCAAGCACTTTTCCTCCCTTCGCGAACAAAAAGAACAATTTCGATTTCGAAAGCACCCCGGCATGATGCCTGAATCCGTATCTCGATTTTCCAGCCGCCACGCCTTGACGCCCCGGGCAACTCCGTCAATGATCACGCCACGCAAATTCCGCCTTGCCAGAGACCGCCTCCCGGTCCAGCACAGCCGCGGCCATAAATTTTTTCCCCGTGCAACAGGACCAGCCATGCCACGCTATATTGTTCCCCTGACCCTGATGCTGCTCTCCCTTCTTCTCGTTGGTGCAGCCGCGCCCGGCCACGCCGCTGAGGAAGCGAACCGGCTTGGCCCCGTGAACACAGACAAGCGCCTGAACCAACTCCAGATCGAACGCCACAATGGCACCTACACCATCCGTCTTGAGGGCCAGGACCAGGCCGTATCCGCTGAGCGCTTCCTGGCCCAGCTCTACGCCCAACAGCACCGCAAAGAGACCAACTTTCTCTTCGTCATTTTCAATATCACCTCCTGGGTCAATCTCATGTGGGTCTCCGTCGGCCTCCTGGGCCAGGTCTTTTTCACCGGCCGCATGGTCGTCCAATGGATCACCAGTGAGCGGAAACGGCGGTCCGTGATCCCAGTGGCCTTCTGGTGGATGAGCCTGCTCGGGGCCTGCATGCTCCTGCTCTATTTTATCTGGCGCAAGGACATCGTCGGCATCCTCGGCCAATCCACAGGCCTGTTTATCTACCTGCGCAATCTGCGGCTGATCTACCGCGAGCGGCGCTCTTCCTTGACCGCTTCCTGAGCGCCTTGTCATTCACAAAGCCCGACCGCTTCTTCAGCCCAATCCGGAAAAAGCGGCCGTATCGCCTGACAATGGCAATTCTCCGCCCCGCTCGCCAAATCGGAACTTCACGCAGGGTGACGTGGCTGAGATCCCCTTCGAGGGGCTTGGAACGAGTGCACTCATTCGGCTCCCTTCTTCCCCGTCTCGCAGGCCAAAGGCAGCCTGCACACCGAAACAAGGGGCTTGACCTTTGCCACATCTTCAGCAAAGCCTGAGCTGCTCTGTTCTCTTCAGACAAAGGTCCCTGCGAAAGGGTACAGCCTTTGTGTCTCCCACGGATTAGCGTATCGGCCAAGTCAAGGTAGGCTCTTTAAACCAGTGGACCAACACGACGCCCCATGCCCCCAGTCTTACAGCGACTCACGATCCCTGCCCTCCTTTTCCTGCTTGCAGCCCTGTTCGGCTGTGACCAGACCGCTATTCCCATCGGGTTCACCGGTTCCTTGACCGGCAGCTATTCCGATCTCGGCGTCCAGGGCCGCAACGGGGCCACGCTGGCTATTGAAGAAATCAACGCCCAGGGCGGTATCGCCGGACATCCGCTGCGCCTGGTGGTCCGCGATGACGGCAACGATCCGAAGACCGCCAAAGCCGTGGACCGGGAACTGATCGAACGTGGTGTTGTGGCCATCATCGGCCATATGACCTCCAGCCAGAGCGTTGCTGCCTTGCCGGTGGTCAACGACGCGGAGGTGGTCCTGCTCAGTCCGACAACCTCCACGCCCCGCTTGTCCGGGAAAGACGACTATTTCTTCCGCATCCAGACCAGTACGGCCCAAGCCGCCCGAGCGCTGGGGCGCTACGCCCGAAACCAGCTCGATCTGCAACGGATCAACGTTATCGAAGACACCAGCAACGCGGCCTACACCACCCCGTTCCTGACCAATTTTCAGGACACCTTTTGTCACAGCGGGCAAGTGGTGGGCCAGCATTGTCGCTTCCATTCAGAGATGGAACAGGATTGGCAGCTTCTGGCCGACTGCCTGCTCCAGACACCCAGCGACGGCATCTTGCTCCTGACATCGGCCCGTGATGCGGCTAGCCTGCTGCCCATACTGCGTCACAAGGCGCCTCAACGAGTCATCCTCAGCAGCGGTTGGGCAACCACCCGCTCTCTGCTGACCCTGGGGGGCGCCTCGGCAAACCAGGTCTACGCCGCAGAGCGGAATTTTCCGGCCGAACGCAACACGGCCTATCGCCATTTTGTTGACGCCTACCGCCAGCGGTTCGGAGCCTTCCCTTCGTTTGCCGCCGTCAACGGGTATGACGCCGTCCGCGTCCTTGCCCGGGCCCTGACCGATACCGGTGGCCAACGTGACGGTCTACGCCGAGCCCTGGCAAATATCGAAAAATTCCCGTCCCTCTTTGGCCCTTTGGGTTTTGACGCTTTTGGCGACGCGCTCGCGCCCACGCATATCTTTCAGGTCCAAAACGGCTCCTACGCCTTGCTCGAAACGGTGGCTTCTCCCTGATGGCAGCACAAAAACTTTCCCGTATCGTCCACGGCTTTTTGGCCAAATGGATCCTTTTGCCCGGAGCGATCATGCTGCTCATCGGCACGGTTATCTGGTGCGGCATCGAAGCCCAGGGCATCCTTCACAATCAGCAGGACACAACCACGACCCTGGGTCGTTTCGTTGCCAACTATCTGCAGGATTGCGAAGAGGACTTGCGATACATCGCGTCGCGCCTTGAAAAAAAGGCGAACTTTCCCGAACAAATCCGCTCCCTGCTCAAGCATAAGGACCATTTCCAAGCCCTGTATCTGCTCGACAGCCAGAGCCGGGTCAAAGCCTCGGTCCCGAACGGCTCGCGCATCAGGGATTTTTCCGGCCTCTTGAGTGATCTCCCGCCGCAACCGGCGAGCATGACCACCGCCCCCTACTACTCCGGTGATGCAAAGACCATCGTCACCAGTATGATCGCGCCTGCCCGCGACAACCACCTGGTCCTCGCCGAACTCAATCTCAAATCTCTGCAGGAGGCGGTCCGGGCCTTCACCAACCAGATTCCCAACGGCCAGGCCATCATTGCCGACGCCTACGGCAATCTCCTGGCCCACCCGGAAATGGCTCAGGTCAACCGGCAGACAAATTTGGGCCACCTGGACATCCTGGCCGACCTTCCCCAGGGGCAGACAAGTTCCACGATCTCCCTGGTCAACGACCGCTGGTCGCTGCTCAGCGCCACCACTGTGCCCGGGAAAAAATGGAAAATCTTGATCAAGCAAAACGCTTTCGCCCTATTCACTCCGGCGCTGTGGCCAGTTTCCCTTTCCTTTGCCGCCCTGGCGACGATGCTGCTTTTGTTCGCCCTGGCCGCCCAACGGCGGATGCACAAACGGGTCATCATCCCCTTGAACGCTCTGAACCAGGAAATTGATCGCCTGACCCAGGGGGCGGAACCCGCCCAGGCTGGCTCCCCGGCCGAATCGGTTCTGGGCAACAGCTTCACCGAACTCTCCCGGTTGCACGAGAATTTCCGAGACATGCAGAACGCCATCTGGGACCGGGAAATTTCGCTGTGGGAAAACAAGGAACACCTGCGCATTACCCTGCATTCCATCGGAGACGGGGTCATCACCACAGACACTGAGGGGCTGCTGACGAGCATGAACCCGGTCGCTGAAACACTGACAGGGTGGACGGAGGCGCAGGCCAAAGGCCACCACATTCAACAGGTCCTGCGCCTGACCCGGGAAAACCGGACAACGCCGCACCTGGATCCAATCCAGGAGGTTCTACAGACCGGTGAAATCCGCGACCTGCCCGAGCACGCCCAACTCCATGCCCTTGACGGCCACGTCTATTCTATTGCCGACACGGCCGCGCCCATTCGCGATACCGATGGCCGCCTTGTCGGCGTGGTCATGGTCTTTCGCGATGAAACAGAACACGTCCGCCAGGACGCCCTGCTCAAGGAGAGCCGGGAACGGTTGAATCTGGCCCTGGAAGCGGGGAACATCGGTCTCTGGGACTGGCACGTCCAGACCGGCGCCGCGATCATCAACGCCAATTGGGCGGAAATGCTCGGCTACAGCGTCGAAGAACTCCAACCGGTCAGCATCCAGACCTGGCGGGATCT
The sequence above is drawn from the Desulfohalobium retbaense DSM 5692 genome and encodes:
- a CDS encoding diguanylate cyclase domain-containing protein — translated: MAAQKLSRIVHGFLAKWILLPGAIMLLIGTVIWCGIEAQGILHNQQDTTTTLGRFVANYLQDCEEDLRYIASRLEKKANFPEQIRSLLKHKDHFQALYLLDSQSRVKASVPNGSRIRDFSGLLSDLPPQPASMTTAPYYSGDAKTIVTSMIAPARDNHLVLAELNLKSLQEAVRAFTNQIPNGQAIIADAYGNLLAHPEMAQVNRQTNLGHLDILADLPQGQTSSTISLVNDRWSLLSATTVPGKKWKILIKQNAFALFTPALWPVSLSFAALATMLLLFALAAQRRMHKRVIIPLNALNQEIDRLTQGAEPAQAGSPAESVLGNSFTELSRLHENFRDMQNAIWDREISLWENKEHLRITLHSIGDGVITTDTEGLLTSMNPVAETLTGWTEAQAKGHHIQQVLRLTRENRTTPHLDPIQEVLQTGEIRDLPEHAQLHALDGHVYSIADTAAPIRDTDGRLVGVVMVFRDETEHVRQDALLKESRERLNLALEAGNIGLWDWHVQTGAAIINANWAEMLGYSVEELQPVSIQTWRDLCHPEDLKMADGLLTQYFNGELPMYTCELRMRHKNGHWAWVIARGKVTEWGDSGEPVRITGTHVDITDRKIAEDELRYMSFHDALTGLYNRNFFEEEMHRLSTSRAFPLGIIICDVDGLKLTNDTLGHEAGDQLLRTTAKILTRTFRREDIIARIGGDEFAVLLPNTDTVTLKSIVKRLRQVAEEANDQDPALQISLSIGYALNDGTQSNLHTTFEHADNAMYREKMQQEKSSRSAIVQALTKALEARDHVTDGHCDRIQDSVLNLAACLDLSEKDKNELLLLARFHDLGKVGIRDDILFKPGPLTEEEFAEMREHSRIGYDIARAVPDLSSTADWILKHHEWWNGKGYPLGLKGEDIPLPSRILSIADAYDAMTSDRPYRKAMTHEQAIAELKRNAGTQFDPELVRKFVTIAPFIPESIAGA